The Streptomyces sp. NBC_00670 genome window below encodes:
- a CDS encoding helix-turn-helix domain-containing protein — protein sequence MLRNVAAVMLDGVHPFELAVVCEVFGIDRSDEGLPVYDFAVVSAEGPRLGTHVPGLTFSTPYGLERLAEADLIAVPAGNGFESRAYPPELLRALRDAAGRGARVLSVCSGVFVLGAAGLLDGRRCSAHWRHADTLARRYPRARVEPDVLYVDEDPVITSAGTAAGIDACLHLVRKEQGPEVANRIARRMVVPPHRDGGQAQFIERPLPRTPCDTVGEVLVWMERHLDEEVTVEQLAARAHMSPRTFARRFQQETGTTPYRWILRQRVLLAQRLLEGTDETTDAIAGRTGFGNAAALRHQFVRALGTTPQAYRRTFRGPGPGPVAGAEDPGTAA from the coding sequence ATGCTGCGCAACGTCGCCGCCGTCATGCTGGACGGCGTCCACCCCTTCGAGCTGGCCGTCGTCTGCGAGGTCTTCGGCATCGACCGGAGCGACGAGGGGCTGCCCGTGTACGACTTCGCGGTGGTCTCCGCCGAGGGCCCGCGGCTGGGCACCCATGTGCCGGGGCTGACGTTCTCGACGCCGTACGGCCTGGAGCGGTTGGCCGAGGCCGACCTGATCGCCGTACCCGCCGGGAACGGCTTCGAGAGCCGCGCCTATCCGCCCGAGCTGCTCCGTGCGCTGCGCGACGCCGCCGGCCGGGGCGCCCGGGTGCTCAGCGTGTGCTCCGGCGTCTTCGTACTGGGCGCGGCCGGGCTGCTCGACGGGCGGCGCTGCTCGGCGCACTGGCGGCACGCGGACACGCTGGCCCGGCGTTACCCGCGGGCGCGGGTCGAGCCGGACGTGCTGTACGTGGACGAGGACCCGGTGATCACCTCCGCCGGTACGGCCGCCGGGATCGACGCCTGTCTGCACCTGGTGCGCAAGGAGCAGGGGCCGGAGGTGGCGAACCGGATCGCCCGGCGGATGGTGGTGCCGCCGCACCGGGACGGCGGGCAGGCCCAGTTCATCGAGCGCCCGCTGCCCCGCACTCCGTGCGACACCGTGGGCGAGGTGCTGGTGTGGATGGAGCGGCACCTGGACGAGGAGGTCACCGTCGAGCAGCTCGCCGCCCGCGCCCACATGTCGCCGCGTACCTTCGCCCGCCGCTTCCAGCAGGAGACGGGCACGACGCCGTACCGCTGGATCCTGCGCCAGCGGGTGCTGCTGGCGCAGCGGCTGCTGGAGGGCACGGACGAGACCACGGACGCGATCGCGGGCCGCACCGGGTTCGGCAACGCGGCCGCGCTGCGGCACCAGTTCGTGCGCGCGCTGGGGACGACCCCGCAGGCGTACCGGCGCACGTTCCGGGGGCCGGGACCGGGACCGGTGGCCGGGGCCGAGGACCCGGGGACGGCGGCCTGA
- a CDS encoding ribonucleotide-diphosphate reductase subunit beta, with amino-acid sequence MSTETPANPTKNLLDPGFELTLRPMRYPDFYERYRDAIKNTWHVEEVDLHSDVADLARLSPEEQHLIGRLVAFFATGDSIVANNLVLTLYKHINSPEARLYLSRQLFEEAVHVQFYLTLLDTYLPDPDDRAAAFAAVENIPSIREKAEFCFRWMDSVESIDRLETKADRRRFLLNLICFAACIEGLFFYGAFAYVYWFRGRGLLHGLATGTNWVFRDETMHMSFAFDVVDTVRKEEPDLFDEELGRQVTDMLTEAVEAELQFARDLCGDGLPGMNTDSMRQYLECVADQRLSRLGFAPVYGAENPFSFMELQGVQELTNFFERRASAYQVAVEGSVGFDEDF; translated from the coding sequence ATGTCCACCGAGACCCCCGCGAACCCCACCAAGAACCTGCTCGACCCGGGCTTCGAGCTCACCCTGCGCCCCATGCGCTATCCCGACTTCTACGAGCGCTACCGGGACGCCATCAAGAACACCTGGCACGTCGAGGAGGTCGACCTCCACTCGGACGTCGCCGACCTGGCGAGGCTCAGCCCCGAGGAGCAGCATCTGATCGGCCGCCTGGTGGCCTTCTTCGCCACCGGCGACTCGATCGTCGCGAACAACCTGGTGCTGACGCTGTACAAGCACATCAACTCCCCGGAGGCGCGGCTGTACCTGTCCCGCCAGCTCTTCGAGGAGGCCGTGCACGTCCAGTTCTATCTGACGCTCCTTGACACCTATCTGCCCGACCCGGACGACCGGGCCGCCGCCTTCGCGGCCGTGGAGAACATCCCGTCCATCCGGGAGAAGGCCGAGTTCTGCTTCCGGTGGATGGACTCGGTCGAGTCGATCGACCGCCTGGAGACCAAGGCCGACCGCCGACGCTTCCTCCTCAACCTGATCTGCTTCGCCGCGTGCATCGAGGGGCTGTTCTTCTACGGCGCGTTCGCCTACGTCTACTGGTTCCGCGGCCGGGGCCTGCTGCACGGCCTGGCCACCGGCACCAACTGGGTGTTCCGGGACGAGACGATGCACATGTCGTTCGCGTTCGACGTCGTCGACACCGTCCGCAAGGAGGAGCCGGACCTCTTCGACGAGGAATTGGGCCGGCAGGTGACCGACATGCTTACGGAGGCCGTCGAGGCCGAGCTGCAGTTCGCGCGCGACCTGTGCGGTGACGGCCTCCCGGGGATGAACACCGACTCCATGCGGCAGTACCTGGAGTGCGTCGCCGATCAGCGGCTGAGCCGGCTCGGCTTCGCTCCGGTGTACGGCGCGGAGAACCCGTTCTCCTTCATGGAGCTCCAGGGCGTTCAGGAGTTGACCAACTTCTTCGAGCGGCGGGCGTCGGCGTACCAGGTCGCGGTGGAGGGCTCGGTCGGCTTCGACGAGGACTTCTGA
- a CDS encoding ribonucleoside-diphosphate reductase subunit alpha yields the protein MTIAPAVPAPAPPAVGEPDGPGAALLRTLTALTVDLQGADPGRVAAAALRGRSAHADEAELRELATEAAAGLISEDPAHSRLAARLLTLGIRAEAASQGVVSFTDSVATGHREGLIADRTAAFVRLHADRLDALIDPDADDRFGYFGLRTLHSRYLLRHPLTRKAVETPQHFLLRVACGLAEDDSTRSVDEVAALYGLMSRLDYLPSSPTLFNSGTRHAQMSSCYLLDSPKDELDSLYDRLHQVARLSKHAGGIGIAYSRVRARGSLIRGTNGHSNGIVPFLKTLDASVAAVNQGGRRKGAAAVYLETWHADVEEFLELRDNTGEDARRTHNLNLAHWIPDEFMRRVDADGTWSLFSPADVPELTDLWGAEFDVAYRRAEEAGLARRTLPARELYGRMMRTLASTGNGWMTFKDTANRTANQTAEPGHVVHSSNLCTEILEVTDDGETAVCNLGSVNLGAFVRDGDLDWERLDATVRTAVTFLDRVVDINFYPTEQAGRSNARWRPVGLGAMGLQDVFFRLRLPFDSPGAKALSTRIAERIMLAAYETSADLAERHGPAPAWKKTRTARGVLHPDHYGVEHTWPERWAALRERMATTGLRNSLLLAIAPTATIASLAGVYECVEPQVSNLFKRETLSGEFLQVNSYLVDDLKRLGVWDARTREALREANGSVQGFSWIPEDVRALYRTAWEIPQRGLIDMAAARTPYLDQAQSLNLFLETPTIGKLSSMYAYAWRSGLKTTYYLRSRPATRIARAARATAATAPAAPAAPDPEAVACSLENPESCEACQ from the coding sequence ATGACCATCGCCCCGGCGGTTCCCGCCCCGGCGCCCCCGGCGGTCGGGGAACCCGACGGCCCCGGCGCCGCCCTGCTGCGCACCCTCACCGCGCTGACCGTCGACCTCCAGGGCGCCGACCCCGGCCGGGTCGCCGCCGCGGCCCTGCGCGGCCGGTCCGCCCACGCCGACGAGGCCGAGCTGCGCGAGCTGGCCACGGAGGCGGCCGCCGGGCTGATCTCCGAGGACCCGGCCCACTCCCGGCTGGCCGCCAGGCTGCTGACCCTCGGCATCCGCGCCGAGGCCGCCTCGCAGGGCGTCGTCTCCTTCACCGACTCCGTCGCCACCGGCCACCGCGAGGGCCTGATCGCCGACCGCACCGCCGCGTTCGTACGGCTGCACGCGGACCGCCTGGACGCGCTGATCGACCCGGACGCCGACGACCGCTTCGGCTACTTCGGCCTGCGCACCCTGCACAGCCGCTATCTGCTGCGCCACCCGCTCACCCGCAAGGCCGTCGAGACGCCGCAGCACTTCCTGCTGCGGGTCGCCTGCGGACTCGCCGAGGACGACAGCACGCGGTCCGTGGACGAGGTCGCCGCCCTGTACGGCCTGATGAGCCGCCTGGACTACCTCCCCTCCTCCCCCACCCTCTTCAACTCCGGCACCCGGCACGCCCAGATGTCGTCCTGCTACCTCCTGGACTCCCCCAAGGACGAGCTGGACTCCCTCTACGACCGCCTCCACCAGGTCGCCCGGCTCTCCAAGCACGCCGGCGGCATCGGCATCGCCTACTCCCGCGTCCGCGCCCGGGGTTCGCTGATCCGCGGCACCAACGGGCACTCCAACGGCATCGTCCCGTTCCTGAAGACGCTGGACGCCTCGGTGGCCGCCGTGAACCAGGGCGGCCGGCGCAAGGGCGCGGCGGCGGTCTACCTGGAGACCTGGCACGCGGACGTCGAGGAGTTCCTGGAGCTGCGGGACAACACCGGCGAGGACGCCCGCCGCACGCACAACCTGAACCTCGCGCACTGGATCCCGGACGAGTTCATGCGCCGGGTGGACGCCGACGGCACCTGGTCGCTGTTCTCCCCCGCCGACGTGCCGGAGCTGACCGACCTGTGGGGCGCCGAGTTCGACGTCGCCTACCGCAGGGCGGAGGAGGCGGGGCTCGCCCGGAGGACACTGCCCGCCCGTGAGCTGTACGGCCGCATGATGCGTACGCTCGCGAGCACCGGCAACGGCTGGATGACCTTCAAGGACACCGCCAACCGGACCGCGAACCAGACCGCCGAGCCCGGCCACGTCGTCCACTCCTCGAACCTCTGCACGGAGATCCTGGAGGTCACGGACGACGGGGAGACGGCGGTCTGCAATCTGGGCTCGGTCAACCTCGGCGCGTTCGTCCGGGACGGGGACCTCGACTGGGAGCGGCTGGACGCCACCGTCCGCACCGCCGTGACCTTCCTCGACCGGGTCGTCGACATCAACTTCTACCCGACCGAGCAGGCGGGCCGCTCCAACGCCCGCTGGCGCCCGGTGGGGCTCGGTGCCATGGGGCTCCAGGACGTGTTCTTCCGGCTGCGCCTGCCCTTCGACTCCCCCGGGGCGAAGGCCCTGTCCACCCGCATCGCCGAGCGGATCATGCTCGCCGCGTACGAGACCTCCGCCGACCTCGCCGAGCGCCACGGCCCCGCGCCGGCCTGGAAGAAGACCCGTACGGCCCGGGGCGTACTGCACCCCGACCACTACGGCGTCGAGCACACCTGGCCGGAGCGCTGGGCCGCGCTGCGGGAACGCATGGCGACGACCGGGCTGCGCAACTCGCTGCTGCTTGCCATCGCGCCGACCGCGACCATCGCCTCGCTCGCCGGTGTCTACGAGTGCGTCGAGCCGCAGGTGTCCAACCTGTTCAAACGCGAGACGCTGTCGGGCGAGTTCCTCCAGGTCAACTCGTACCTGGTGGACGACCTCAAGCGACTCGGCGTGTGGGACGCGCGCACCCGGGAGGCGCTGCGCGAGGCGAACGGCTCGGTGCAGGGCTTCTCCTGGATCCCCGAGGACGTGCGCGCGCTGTACCGCACCGCCTGGGAGATCCCGCAGCGCGGCCTGATCGACATGGCCGCCGCCCGCACCCCGTACCTCGACCAGGCCCAGTCGCTGAACCTGTTCCTGGAGACGCCGACCATCGGGAAGCTCTCCTCCATGTACGCCTACGCCTGGAGGTCCGGGCTGAAGACGACGTACTACCTGCGCTCCCGCCCGGCCACCCGTATCGCCCGCGCGGCACGGGCCACCGCGGCCACCGCCCCCGCCGCACCGGCCGCTCCGGACCCCGAAGCGGTCGCCTGCTCCCTGGAAAACCCCGAGTCCTGCGAGGCCTGCCAGTGA
- the mctP gene encoding monocarboxylate uptake permease MctP, with protein MKDGVNGVALGVFIFFFVLVTAMGFLAARWRKAENEHSLDEWGLGGRSFGTWITWFLLGGDLYTAYTFVAVPAAIYAAGASGFFAVPYTILVYPLVFTFLPRLWSVSHRHGYVTTSDFVRGRFGSKGLSLAVAVTGILATMPYIALQLVGIQAVLDVMGVGGGENTNWFVKDLPLLIAFGVLAAYTYSSGLRAPALIAFVKDALIYIVIAVAIIYIPIKLGGFDDIFASAGEKFAKAGAGGVIPAAGGQWTYATLALGSALALFMYPHSITATLSSRSREVIRRNTTILPLYSLMLGLLALLGFMAIADGISVKNGQLAIPQLFENMFPDWFAGVAFAAIGIGALVPAAIMSIAAANLFTRNIYKDFIKPDATPKQEAQVSKFVSLLVKVGALVFVLTMDKTVAINFQLLGGIWILQTFPALVGGLFTRWFHRWALLAGWAVGMVYGTVAAYGVASPTQKHFGGSSDEIPGIGEIGYIGLTAFVLNVVVTVVLTFVLRAAKAPEGVDETTADDYTVDVGDAGVEPELPPATAGTSH; from the coding sequence ATGAAGGACGGCGTGAACGGCGTCGCACTCGGCGTCTTCATCTTCTTCTTCGTGCTGGTCACCGCGATGGGCTTCCTCGCGGCCCGCTGGCGCAAGGCCGAGAACGAGCACAGCCTGGACGAATGGGGTCTGGGCGGACGGTCGTTCGGCACCTGGATCACCTGGTTCCTGCTGGGCGGCGACCTCTACACCGCGTACACCTTCGTGGCCGTCCCGGCCGCGATCTACGCGGCGGGCGCCTCCGGGTTCTTCGCCGTGCCGTACACCATCCTGGTGTACCCGCTGGTCTTCACCTTCCTGCCGCGCCTGTGGTCCGTCAGCCACCGGCACGGGTACGTCACCACCTCCGACTTCGTGCGCGGGCGGTTCGGCTCCAAGGGGCTCTCGCTCGCGGTGGCCGTGACCGGCATCCTGGCGACGATGCCGTACATCGCGCTCCAGCTCGTCGGCATCCAGGCGGTGCTCGACGTGATGGGCGTGGGCGGGGGCGAGAACACCAACTGGTTCGTGAAGGACCTGCCGCTGCTGATCGCCTTCGGCGTCCTGGCCGCGTACACGTACTCCTCCGGACTGCGGGCCCCCGCGCTGATCGCGTTCGTCAAGGACGCGCTCATCTACATCGTCATCGCGGTCGCGATCATCTACATCCCGATCAAGCTCGGCGGCTTCGACGACATCTTCGCCTCGGCGGGCGAGAAGTTCGCGAAGGCGGGCGCGGGCGGCGTGATCCCGGCCGCAGGCGGACAGTGGACGTACGCCACGCTCGCGCTCGGCTCGGCGCTGGCACTGTTCATGTACCCGCACTCGATCACGGCGACGCTCTCCTCGCGCAGCCGTGAGGTGATCCGGCGCAACACCACGATCCTGCCGCTGTACTCGCTGATGCTGGGTCTGCTGGCGCTGCTGGGCTTCATGGCGATCGCGGACGGGATCTCCGTGAAGAACGGCCAGCTGGCCATCCCGCAGCTGTTCGAGAACATGTTCCCCGACTGGTTCGCGGGTGTGGCCTTCGCGGCCATCGGGATCGGCGCGCTGGTGCCGGCGGCGATCATGTCGATCGCGGCGGCGAACCTCTTCACCCGCAACATCTACAAGGACTTCATCAAGCCGGACGCGACGCCGAAGCAGGAGGCCCAGGTCTCCAAGTTCGTCTCGCTGCTGGTCAAGGTGGGCGCGCTGGTCTTCGTCCTGACGATGGACAAGACGGTGGCGATCAACTTCCAGCTGCTCGGCGGCATCTGGATCCTGCAGACGTTCCCCGCGCTGGTGGGCGGCCTGTTCACCCGCTGGTTCCACCGCTGGGCGCTGCTGGCCGGCTGGGCGGTCGGCATGGTGTACGGCACGGTGGCCGCGTACGGCGTGGCCTCGCCGACGCAGAAGCACTTCGGCGGGTCCTCGGACGAGATCCCCGGCATCGGGGAGATCGGCTACATCGGTCTGACCGCGTTCGTGCTGAACGTGGTGGTGACGGTGGTGCTGACGTTCGTCCTGCGGGCGGCGAAGGCGCCGGAGGGCGTCGACGAGACGACGGCGGACGACTACACGGTGGACGTCGGCGACGCCGGCGTCGAGCCGGAGCTCCCGCCGGCGACGGCGGGGACGTCGCACTAG
- a CDS encoding DUF3311 domain-containing protein, which yields MSDAPGVGRGVVTPLRVAIGLCLVAPFVAMLWVGSYAKTDPTFIGIPFFYWYQMLWVLISTVLTVTAYKLWQFDQRGRASRDASAASAASSKGGAAE from the coding sequence ATGTCAGATGCCCCAGGAGTCGGCAGAGGGGTGGTGACGCCCTTGCGGGTCGCCATCGGCCTCTGCCTCGTCGCGCCGTTCGTGGCGATGCTGTGGGTCGGTTCGTACGCCAAGACCGACCCGACGTTCATCGGCATCCCGTTCTTCTACTGGTACCAGATGCTGTGGGTGCTCATCTCCACCGTGCTGACGGTGACCGCCTACAAGCTGTGGCAGTTCGACCAGCGCGGGCGGGCCTCCCGTGACGCCTCCGCGGCCTCGGCGGCCTCCTCGAAGGGAGGTGCGGCGGAATGA
- a CDS encoding GntR family transcriptional regulator — translation MSTDVSSAESEGGAPVRTARVPKYYRLKKHLLDMTRTLPPGTPVPPERTLASEFDTSRTTVRQALQELVVEGRLERIQGKGTFVAKPKVSQALQLTSYTEDMRAQGLEPTSQLLDIGYITADDRLAELLDITAGGRVLRIERLRMANAEPMAIETTHLSAKRFPALRRSLVKYTSLYTALAEVYGIHLAEAEETIETSLATPREAGLLGTDVGLPMLMLSRHSLDKEGRPVEWVRSVYRGDRYKFVARLKRPLD, via the coding sequence ATGAGCACCGACGTCAGCAGTGCGGAGAGCGAGGGCGGAGCACCCGTCCGTACGGCGCGCGTGCCGAAGTACTACCGCCTGAAGAAGCACCTGCTCGACATGACCCGCACCCTGCCGCCCGGCACCCCGGTCCCGCCCGAGCGCACGCTGGCCTCGGAGTTCGACACCTCGCGCACGACCGTGCGCCAGGCGCTGCAGGAACTCGTCGTCGAGGGACGGCTCGAGCGCATCCAGGGCAAGGGCACGTTCGTGGCCAAGCCGAAGGTGTCGCAGGCCCTGCAACTGACCTCGTACACCGAGGACATGCGCGCACAGGGCCTGGAGCCCACCTCCCAGCTCCTGGACATCGGGTACATCACCGCCGACGACCGGCTCGCGGAGCTCCTCGACATCACCGCCGGCGGCCGGGTGCTGCGCATCGAACGGCTGCGCATGGCCAACGCCGAGCCGATGGCCATAGAGACGACCCATCTGTCGGCCAAGCGCTTCCCGGCGCTGCGCCGCTCGCTGGTGAAGTACACCTCGCTCTACACCGCGCTGGCCGAGGTCTACGGCATCCACCTCGCGGAGGCCGAGGAGACGATCGAGACGTCGCTGGCCACGCCGCGCGAGGCCGGGCTGCTCGGCACGGACGTGGGGCTGCCGATGCTGATGCTCTCCCGCCACTCCCTGGACAAGGAGGGCCGGCCGGTGGAGTGGGTGCGGTCGGTGTACCGGGGCGACCGGTACAAGTTCGTGGCTCGGCTCAAGCGGCCGCTGGACTGA